A part of Acropora palmata chromosome 8, jaAcrPala1.3, whole genome shotgun sequence genomic DNA contains:
- the LOC141890758 gene encoding uncharacterized protein LOC141890758, which yields MAAIHEEYCIPKLRKLVKSVRSACWGCKRFQASPLTVPRPEPLPTDRTIGGAAFKVIGRDFAGSLKYKQHKKSKGKAYRAIFSCSLSRAVHLQLMSSMETSHFITCFKRLIACRGRQRVISSDNGGTFIKAGKWLRQLREHERLQGLLDGYNISWKFNLSHAPWWGGQFKRLIGIMTSAMYKVIGEGVLSSIELSKVLLDVETQTNQRPLSYLEDDVEMPILSPSTFLFQRTNHLPEEEAWRFKEVDLRKCAKYLKACRDSLWRRWQKEYLTSLRERHNMMDKTAKFQPKIGDVLIVKSKNKNRGHWPLAMVNEIVPGKDENVRAVQLKTANGIIERPVQHLYPLELTCDRVCDKCTNKQPQHL from the coding sequence ATGGCAGCCATTCATGAAGAATATTGTATTCCTAAACTGAGAAAGTTAGTCAAATCTGTTAGATCAGCGTGTTGGGGCTGCAAGCGCTTCCAAGCTTCACCATTAACAGTTCCACGCCCTGAACCACTCCCCACAGATCGCACAATTGGTGGAGCAGCATTCAAAGTTATAGGCAGAGATTTTGCGGGATCACTCAAATATAAGCagcataagaaaagcaaaggCAAAGCCTATCGAGCAATATTCTCCTGTAGCCTATCTAGGGCAGTTCACCTACAGTTAATGTCCAGCATGGAGACAAGCCATTTCATAACTTGTTTCAAGCGCCTTATTGCTTGCCGCGGGAGACAGAGAGTCATCTCCTCGGACAATGGAGGCACCTTCATTAAGGCAGGAAAGTGGTTACGTCAATTGAGAGAACACGAACGTCTCCAAGGTCTTCTGGATGGATACAACATCTCTTGGAAGTTTAACTTGAGCCACGCTCCCTGGTGGGGAGGGCAGTTCAAACGGTTAATTGGCATCATGACATCAGCCATGTATAAAGTTATTGGGGAAGGTGTACTGAGCTCGATCGAGCTGAGCAAAGTGCTCCTCGATGTAGAGACACAGACCAATCAACGCCCGTTGAGTTACCTGGAAGATGATGTAGAGATGCCGATTCTCTCACCTTCTACATTCCTGTTTCAGCGAACTAATCACCTACCAGAAGAGGAAGCATGGAGATTCAAAGAAGTGGACTTGCGCAAGTGCGCCAAGTATCTCAAAGCGTGTAGGGACAGCCTTTGGAGACGTTGGCAAAAGGAGTATTTGACGTCATTGAGAGAACGCCACAACATGATGGACAAAACAGCAAAGTTCCAACCAAAGATCGGGGACGTCCTGATTGTGAAGAGCAAGAACAAGAATCGTGGACATTGGCCACTGGCGATGGTGAACGAAATCGTCCCTGGGAAGGACGAAAATGTCCGCGCAGTCCAACTTAAGACAGCCAACGGAATTATAGAAAGGCCAGTTCAGCACCTGTACCCTCTTGAGCTGACCTGCGACAGAGTATGTGACAAGTGTACAAATAAACAGCCACAACATCTTTAA